From the Rhodoferax sp. WC2427 genome, one window contains:
- a CDS encoding phosphoglycerate kinase has product MNVIRFSDLCAQGKAAGQRVFIRAELNVPQDDSGAITEDTRIRASVPCIQMALDAGAAVMVTSHLGRPTEGAFKPEDSLAPVAKRLGELLGRDVPLVSNWVDGVTVAPGQVVLLENCRVNVGEKKNSPELARKMAALCDIFVNDAFGTAHRAEGTTYGIAEYAKVACAGPLLAAEIDAITKALAHPQRPLVAIVAGSKVSTKLTILKALSEKVDGLIVGGGIANTFMLAAGLKIGKSLAEPDLVDQAKAVIEAMKARGAAVPIPTDVVTAKTFAADAVATVKAASEVADDDLILDIGPQTAAALALQLKSAGTIVWNGPVGVFEFDAFAHGTETIARAIADSAAFSIAGGGDTLAAIAKYGIEKQVGYISTGGGAFLEILEGKTLPAFEILQKRAA; this is encoded by the coding sequence ATGAACGTCATCCGCTTCTCCGATCTGTGCGCCCAGGGCAAAGCCGCAGGCCAACGTGTTTTCATCCGCGCCGAACTGAACGTGCCGCAGGACGACAGCGGTGCCATCACCGAAGACACCCGCATCCGCGCCTCGGTACCGTGCATCCAGATGGCGCTGGACGCTGGCGCGGCGGTGATGGTGACATCGCACCTGGGCCGCCCCACCGAGGGTGCCTTCAAACCCGAAGATTCGCTGGCCCCGGTGGCCAAGCGCCTGGGCGAGCTGCTGGGCCGCGATGTGCCGCTGGTGTCCAACTGGGTCGACGGCGTGACGGTCGCCCCCGGCCAGGTCGTGCTGCTGGAGAACTGCCGCGTCAACGTCGGTGAAAAGAAAAACAGCCCCGAGCTGGCCCGAAAAATGGCCGCGCTGTGCGACATCTTCGTGAACGATGCCTTCGGCACCGCCCACCGCGCCGAAGGCACCACCTACGGCATCGCCGAATACGCCAAGGTCGCCTGTGCAGGCCCTTTGCTGGCGGCCGAGATCGACGCCATCACCAAGGCTCTGGCCCATCCCCAGCGCCCGCTGGTGGCCATCGTGGCGGGCTCCAAGGTGTCCACCAAGCTGACCATCCTGAAAGCCTTGTCCGAAAAAGTGGACGGGCTCATCGTGGGCGGCGGCATTGCCAATACCTTCATGCTGGCCGCCGGTTTGAAGATCGGCAAGAGCCTGGCCGAGCCCGACCTGGTCGACCAGGCCAAAGCCGTGATCGAGGCGATGAAAGCCCGCGGTGCCGCCGTGCCCATCCCCACCGATGTGGTCACCGCCAAAACCTTTGCCGCCGATGCCGTAGCCACCGTCAAGGCCGCTTCTGAGGTGGCCGACGACGACCTGATCCTCGACATCGGCCCGCAAACCGCCGCCGCGCTGGCGCTGCAGCTCAAGTCCGCAGGCACCATCGTCTGGAACGGCCCGGTCGGCGTGTTCGAGTTCGACGCCTTCGCCCATGGCACCGAAACCATCGCCCGCGCGATTGCCGACAGTGCTGCGTTTTCGATCGCTGGTGGTGGCGACACACTGGCGGCGATTGCCAAATACGGCATTGAAAAACAGGTGGGTTACATCTCCACCGGCGGCGGCGCTTTCCTGGAAATTCTGGAAGGCAAAACCCTGCCTGCGTTCGAAATTCTGCAAAAGCGCGCTGCCTAG
- a CDS encoding LysM peptidoglycan-binding domain-containing protein, with product MVLTALSASLWSPLAQAQDYPITPAQQATASQVAHDGVPLAALAPNAPDHYTVKSGDTLWAISGLFLATPWRWPELWGMNQQDIRNPHRIYPGQQLFLFKKDGRAMLQAGQAVSGDGMRTVRLSPRTRIENLADNALPPLQTHLIEPFLAEPLVVDENTLALAPRIVATQEDHVMLSQGDRAYARGPASAPLIDGKGKVQTFRVMRNATPLKDPGTGEILGYETQYVGKASLAGSEVQRPSRDLDRDGKPFLDIVPASLDIVSAKEEIRVGDRLLPEPERELLNFVPRAPSKNIEGRIVSVYGSAAVANAAQNQIVVINKGTRDGVERGHVLALLSDGARLRDPTDPDKALIKLPDERNGLLMVFRPFERVSYGLILEIKTSVKIGDRLTTPN from the coding sequence ATGGTGTTGACGGCCTTGTCGGCCAGCCTGTGGAGCCCTCTGGCGCAGGCGCAAGACTATCCCATCACCCCCGCACAGCAAGCCACCGCCAGCCAGGTAGCCCATGACGGCGTGCCCCTGGCCGCGCTGGCCCCGAATGCCCCCGACCACTACACGGTCAAATCCGGCGACACACTGTGGGCCATTTCCGGCTTGTTCCTGGCCACGCCGTGGCGCTGGCCCGAGCTGTGGGGCATGAACCAGCAAGACATCCGCAACCCGCACCGCATTTATCCCGGCCAGCAGTTGTTTCTGTTCAAAAAAGACGGCCGCGCCATGCTGCAGGCGGGCCAGGCGGTATCGGGCGACGGCATGCGCACGGTGCGCCTGTCGCCGCGCACCCGCATCGAGAACCTGGCCGACAACGCCTTGCCCCCGCTGCAAACCCATTTGATCGAGCCGTTTTTGGCCGAGCCGCTGGTGGTGGACGAAAACACCCTGGCACTGGCGCCGCGCATCGTGGCCACCCAGGAAGACCATGTGATGCTGAGCCAGGGCGACCGCGCCTACGCCCGGGGTCCGGCCAGCGCGCCACTGATCGACGGCAAGGGCAAGGTGCAGACCTTCCGCGTGATGCGCAACGCCACCCCGCTCAAGGACCCCGGCACCGGTGAAATCCTGGGCTATGAAACCCAGTACGTCGGCAAGGCCAGCCTGGCCGGCAGCGAAGTCCAGCGCCCGTCCCGCGACCTGGACCGCGACGGCAAGCCCTTCCTCGACATCGTTCCCGCCAGCCTGGACATCGTCTCGGCCAAGGAAGAAATCCGCGTCGGCGACCGCCTGCTGCCCGAACCCGAGCGCGAGCTGCTCAACTTCGTGCCCCGCGCCCCGTCCAAGAACATCGAAGGCCGCATCGTGTCGGTGTATGGCAGCGCCGCGGTGGCCAATGCCGCGCAAAACCAGATCGTGGTGATCAACAAGGGCACCCGTGACGGCGTCGAGCGCGGCCACGTGCTGGCACTGCTGTCCGATGGGGCCCGGCTGCGCGACCCCACCGACCCGGACAAGGCCCTGATCAAGCTCCCCGATGAGCGCAACGGCCTGCTGATGGTGTTCCGCCCGTTCGAACGGGTGTCTTACGGCCTGATCCTGGAAATCAAGACCAGCGTGAAAATCGGCGACCGGCTGACCACCCCCAACTGA
- a CDS encoding AzlC family ABC transporter permease, whose translation MFLKRANRGHPEFRVGASEMWPQAPGMVAWGLMTGVAMAKSGMSLFESLLMTLTVFAGSSQLAAAPLLTVDAPAWVILATGFCVNLRFVVFSLHLRPYLMHLPWLERISHGYLTTDMTYVMFTRRFAHPGGTPEAQNAQEAYLAGSNSACWISWMPASVAGVVLANFIPTTWGLGFAGILCLIGILCSLASTRLRIVSAVVAAMVAITAYQLPFKLNIVVAIAMAVLACMSIEKMRRRAVA comes from the coding sequence ATGTTCCTCAAGCGCGCTAACCGCGGCCACCCCGAGTTCCGCGTCGGCGCGTCCGAGATGTGGCCCCAAGCCCCCGGCATGGTCGCCTGGGGCCTGATGACCGGCGTGGCCATGGCCAAGTCGGGCATGAGCCTGTTCGAGTCGCTGCTGATGACCCTGACCGTGTTTGCCGGCAGCTCCCAGCTGGCCGCCGCGCCCCTGCTCACCGTGGACGCACCGGCCTGGGTGATTCTGGCCACCGGCTTTTGCGTCAACCTGCGCTTCGTGGTGTTCAGCCTGCACTTGCGTCCCTACCTGATGCACCTGCCCTGGCTGGAGCGCATCAGCCACGGCTACCTGACCACCGACATGACGTACGTGATGTTCACCCGGCGCTTTGCCCACCCCGGCGGCACGCCCGAGGCCCAGAACGCCCAAGAGGCCTACCTGGCGGGCAGCAACAGCGCCTGCTGGATCAGCTGGATGCCCGCCAGCGTGGCCGGTGTGGTGCTGGCCAACTTCATCCCCACCACCTGGGGCCTGGGGTTTGCGGGCATCTTGTGCCTGATCGGCATTCTGTGTTCGCTGGCCAGCACCCGGCTGCGCATCGTCTCGGCGGTGGTGGCGGCCATGGTGGCCATCACGGCCTACCAGCTGCCGTTCAAGCTCAACATCGTGGTGGCGATTGCCATGGCCGTGCTGGCCTGCATGTCGATCGAAAAAATGCGGCGCAGGGCGGTGGCATGA
- the fmt gene encoding methionyl-tRNA formyltransferase, producing the protein MRIIFAGTPEFAQVALAQLQAAGHEIVLVLTQPDRPAGRGMKLQASPVKQHALAHGIPVAQPRSLRLDGKYPDEAAAAQALLQAAQADVMVVVAYGLILPQWVLDLPRRGCLNIHASLLPRWRGAAPIHRAIEAGDTHTGVAIMQMDAGLDTGAMLLVESLPIAPTDTTGSLHDRLADLGGKMVVQALAQLDTLVPVPQPSEGISYAHKIEKREAAIDWTQTADTIVRRIRAFNPFPGAATLLAGESLKVWAATVSDAALPAGTVYGSIVAVTPESIAVAAMDSIVNITQVQRPGGKRLAVADFLRGCDVQPGMVFENAPDVPQAR; encoded by the coding sequence ATGCGCATCATCTTCGCGGGCACGCCGGAGTTTGCCCAGGTCGCGCTGGCCCAACTGCAGGCCGCAGGCCACGAGATCGTGCTGGTCCTCACCCAGCCTGACCGCCCCGCCGGGCGCGGCATGAAGCTGCAGGCATCCCCGGTCAAACAGCACGCGCTGGCCCACGGCATCCCCGTGGCCCAGCCGCGCAGCCTGCGGCTGGACGGCAAATACCCCGATGAGGCCGCCGCCGCCCAGGCCCTGCTGCAAGCCGCCCAGGCCGATGTGATGGTGGTCGTGGCCTACGGCCTGATCCTGCCGCAGTGGGTGCTGGACCTGCCGCGCCGCGGTTGCCTGAACATCCACGCCAGCCTGCTGCCGCGATGGCGCGGTGCGGCCCCCATCCACCGCGCCATCGAGGCGGGCGACACACACACCGGCGTGGCCATCATGCAGATGGATGCCGGGCTGGACACCGGCGCCATGCTGCTGGTCGAGTCGCTGCCCATCGCCCCTACCGATACCACCGGCAGTCTGCACGACAGGCTGGCCGATCTGGGCGGCAAGATGGTGGTGCAGGCCCTGGCGCAGCTGGACACCCTGGTGCCCGTGCCCCAGCCCAGCGAGGGCATCAGCTACGCCCACAAGATCGAAAAGCGCGAGGCGGCCATCGACTGGACGCAAACCGCCGACACCATCGTCCGCCGTATCCGCGCCTTCAACCCCTTCCCCGGCGCGGCCACGCTGCTGGCGGGCGAGAGCCTGAAAGTCTGGGCTGCCACGGTGTCGGACGCGGCCTTGCCCGCAGGCACAGTTTATGGATCAATTGTGGCTGTAACGCCCGAATCGATAGCGGTAGCAGCTATGGATTCGATAGTAAACATCACCCAGGTGCAGCGCCCGGGCGGCAAACGTCTGGCGGTGGCCGACTTCCTGCGCGGCTGCGATGTGCAACCCGGCATGGTGTTTGAAAACGCGCCCGATGTTCCTCAAGCGCGCTAA
- a CDS encoding ABC transporter permease, translated as MFELRNPQARSSRLLGKTPNRWDLALLPLVLAVLVALAFGAAQMARPFAMGETLEISLSPAYLPYYLLRTILRMFIALACSLLFSFVFAAIAAKYRAAEKAMIPILDVLQSVPILGFQAIAIAPFIALFPGSLLGVECAAIFAIFTSQAWNMAFSLYQSIRNVPDELNEAARVFRLSGWQRFWRLELPFAMPGLLWNMMMSMSGGWFFLVAAEAISVANQDIKLPGIGSYIAVAIEAKDGWAIGYAIAAMLAGILLYDQLFFRPLLAWADKFRFEESQGDMAQQSWLLDWMGRSHWMRGLSAHFWTLMRGALGWFSVRGGAAVRDARPEPAHPLWERVWDGVLVLAAVAALAWLVLFVHTVVGWGEAAHVGFLGLITLARVLLLIALASLVWVPVAVWIGLRPAYSQRVQAVAQFLAAFPVNLMFPLVVYLLVTWRLNPNIWLSPLMVFGTQWYILFNVVAGAATIPNELRLAADNLGVTGWLKWKRVYLPAVFPSYITGAITASGGSWNASIVAEYVTWGKTTLVADGLGSYIKQMTDAGDFHRIALGIGVMCIFVMLLNRFFWRKLYVLAEDRSR; from the coding sequence ATGTTCGAGTTGCGCAACCCCCAGGCGCGGAGCAGCCGCCTGCTGGGTAAAACGCCCAACCGCTGGGACCTGGCCCTGCTGCCGCTGGTACTGGCGGTGCTGGTGGCCCTGGCGTTTGGCGCAGCGCAGATGGCCCGCCCGTTTGCCATGGGCGAGACGCTGGAGATATCGCTCTCTCCCGCCTACCTGCCGTACTACCTGCTGCGCACCATTTTGCGCATGTTCATTGCGCTGGCCTGTTCGCTGTTGTTCAGCTTTGTGTTTGCGGCCATCGCCGCCAAATACCGGGCGGCCGAGAAGGCCATGATCCCCATCCTGGACGTGCTGCAGTCGGTGCCCATCCTGGGCTTCCAGGCGATTGCCATCGCGCCCTTCATCGCGCTGTTTCCGGGCAGCCTGCTGGGCGTGGAATGCGCGGCCATCTTCGCCATCTTCACCTCGCAGGCCTGGAACATGGCGTTCAGCCTGTACCAGTCGATCCGCAACGTGCCCGACGAGTTGAACGAGGCGGCGCGGGTGTTCCGCCTGTCGGGCTGGCAGCGCTTTTGGCGGCTGGAGCTGCCGTTTGCCATGCCAGGGCTGCTGTGGAACATGATGATGTCGATGTCGGGCGGCTGGTTCTTTCTGGTGGCGGCGGAAGCCATTTCGGTGGCCAACCAGGACATCAAGCTGCCGGGCATCGGCTCCTACATTGCCGTGGCCATCGAGGCCAAGGACGGCTGGGCCATTGGCTACGCGATTGCGGCCATGCTGGCGGGCATTTTGTTGTACGACCAGCTGTTCTTCCGGCCGCTGCTGGCCTGGGCCGACAAGTTCCGGTTCGAAGAGTCGCAGGGTGACATGGCGCAGCAGTCCTGGCTGCTGGACTGGATGGGCCGCAGCCACTGGATGCGTGGCCTGAGCGCCCACTTCTGGACGCTGATGCGCGGTGCGCTGGGCTGGTTCAGCGTGCGCGGTGGTGCTGCTGTGCGCGATGCGCGCCCCGAGCCCGCCCACCCGCTGTGGGAACGCGTGTGGGATGGCGTGCTGGTGCTGGCCGCCGTGGCAGCGCTGGCCTGGCTGGTGCTGTTTGTGCACACCGTGGTCGGCTGGGGCGAGGCCGCGCATGTGGGTTTTCTGGGCCTGATCACCCTGGCCCGGGTGCTGCTGCTGATCGCCCTGGCCTCGCTGGTGTGGGTGCCGGTGGCGGTGTGGATCGGGCTGCGGCCCGCGTACTCGCAGCGGGTGCAGGCGGTGGCGCAGTTTTTGGCGGCGTTTCCGGTCAACCTGATGTTTCCGCTGGTGGTCTACCTGCTGGTGACCTGGCGGTTGAACCCAAATATCTGGCTCAGCCCGCTGATGGTGTTCGGCACCCAGTGGTACATCCTGTTCAACGTGGTGGCCGGGGCTGCCACCATCCCGAACGAGCTGCGCCTGGCCGCCGACAACCTGGGTGTGACAGGCTGGCTCAAGTGGAAGCGCGTCTACCTGCCTGCGGTGTTCCCCAGCTACATCACCGGGGCCATTACCGCCAGCGGCGGCTCGTGGAACGCCAGCATCGTGGCCGAGTACGTCACCTGGGGCAAAACCACCCTGGTGGCTGACGGCCTGGGCAGCTACATCAAGCAAATGACCGATGCAGGCGACTTCCACCGCATCGCGCTGGGCATTGGCGTGATGTGTATTTTTGTGATGCTGCTGAACCGCTTCTTCTGGCGCAAGCTGTACGTGCTGGCCGAAGACCGCAGCCGCTGA
- a CDS encoding AzlD domain-containing protein produces MNGSTTWQTVAIILGLAAITVITRCFFFLTRKSASLPHWAQRGLQYAPIAALSAVVLPEVLMTQGHLLATWMDARLFGAAAGVLVYFWRRDVLLTIVAGMAVYLPLHLGLGW; encoded by the coding sequence ATGAACGGCTCCACCACCTGGCAGACGGTCGCCATCATCCTTGGGCTGGCGGCCATCACCGTCATCACCCGCTGCTTCTTCTTTCTGACCCGCAAGTCCGCCAGCCTGCCGCACTGGGCCCAGCGCGGCCTGCAGTACGCGCCGATTGCCGCCCTGTCCGCCGTGGTGCTGCCCGAGGTGCTGATGACCCAGGGCCACCTGCTGGCCACCTGGATGGACGCCCGGTTGTTTGGCGCCGCCGCCGGGGTGCTGGTGTACTTCTGGCGGCGCGACGTGCTGCTGACCATCGTGGCGGGCATGGCCGTGTATTTGCCGCTGCATCTTGGACTAGGCTGGTAA
- the def gene encoding peptide deformylase, which translates to MALLSILQYPDPKLHTLARPVQAVDARIQALIADMIETMYDANGIGLAATQVDVHERLVVIDVSDERTEPLVLINPEILWASEERVLNEEGCLSVPGIYDGVERATQVRVQALDGAGQLRTLEAEGLLAVCIQHEMDHLLGKVFVEYLSPLKRNRIKSKMLKTRRALGRADAA; encoded by the coding sequence ATGGCCCTACTTTCCATTCTCCAATACCCAGACCCCAAGCTGCACACCTTAGCACGACCCGTGCAGGCGGTGGACGCACGCATCCAGGCCCTGATCGCCGACATGATCGAGACCATGTACGACGCCAACGGCATCGGCCTGGCGGCGACCCAGGTGGACGTGCACGAGCGCCTGGTGGTGATCGACGTGTCCGACGAGCGCACCGAACCCCTGGTGCTGATCAACCCCGAAATCCTCTGGGCCAGCGAAGAGCGGGTGCTGAACGAAGAAGGCTGCCTGTCGGTGCCCGGCATTTACGACGGCGTGGAGCGCGCCACCCAGGTGCGGGTGCAGGCGCTGGACGGCGCGGGCCAGCTGCGTACCCTGGAGGCCGAGGGCCTGCTGGCGGTGTGCATCCAGCACGAGATGGACCACCTGCTGGGCAAGGTGTTCGTGGAATACCTGTCGCCGCTGAAACGCAACCGGATCAAGAGCAAGATGCTCAAGACCCGCCGCGCGCTGGGCCGCGCGGACGCGGCCTGA